One genomic window of Halobellus limi includes the following:
- a CDS encoding DUF4040 domain-containing protein, with protein sequence MESVALYAALTFSVFAALAATFLRDVLNAIIAFAAFSFGIAVAWVLLAAPDVALTEAAVGAGITTVFFLVTIAKTVRPGGQRLVERVEWRSVAVVAVLVGTLLATVRSLPAVGAADSPVATSRVTEYYLQNAYPETGVENVVTAVLAAYRGFDTLGEATVVIAAGVAVLLVLRQEAYV encoded by the coding sequence ATGGAGTCGGTCGCGCTCTACGCCGCGCTCACGTTCTCCGTGTTCGCCGCGCTGGCGGCGACGTTCCTCCGCGACGTCCTCAACGCGATCATCGCCTTCGCCGCGTTCAGCTTCGGGATCGCGGTCGCGTGGGTCCTGCTCGCCGCGCCCGACGTCGCCCTGACGGAGGCGGCCGTCGGCGCCGGCATCACGACGGTGTTTTTCCTCGTGACCATCGCGAAGACGGTCCGGCCCGGCGGGCAGCGGCTCGTCGAACGGGTCGAGTGGCGGTCGGTCGCGGTCGTCGCCGTGCTCGTCGGGACGCTCCTGGCGACCGTGCGGTCCCTGCCGGCCGTGGGGGCGGCCGACTCGCCGGTCGCGACGTCGCGGGTCACGGAGTACTACCTGCAGAACGCATACCCGGAGACCGGCGTCGAGAACGTCGTTACCGCCGTGTTGGCCGCCTACCGCGGATTCGACACCCTCGGCGAGGCGACGGTCGTCATCGCCGCCGGGGTCGCGGTCCTTCTCGTCCTTCGACAGGAGGCCTACGTATGA
- a CDS encoding MnhB domain-containing protein: MSQSEPNGTYVESTIIMTTVRIVVPFVFTFGLFVMFHGADSAGGGFQGGVIVAAAVLLLAFAFGIEPTRAWLEGPLLRITIAVGGATFAFVGLGALAAGGAFLEYPAYGFGSDGVKYGIELVELGIGAVVSGVLISLFFSLARGDFEVVSEHDGGDAESNGEPEVDAAATGGERA, translated from the coding sequence ATGAGTCAATCGGAACCAAACGGAACCTACGTCGAGAGTACGATCATCATGACGACCGTCCGTATCGTCGTCCCGTTCGTCTTCACCTTCGGACTGTTCGTGATGTTCCACGGGGCGGATTCGGCGGGTGGCGGCTTCCAGGGCGGCGTCATCGTCGCCGCCGCCGTGTTGCTTCTGGCCTTCGCGTTCGGCATCGAACCGACCCGAGCGTGGCTCGAAGGCCCGCTTCTGCGGATCACGATCGCGGTCGGCGGCGCGACGTTCGCCTTCGTCGGCCTCGGTGCGCTGGCCGCGGGCGGGGCGTTCCTCGAGTACCCCGCGTACGGGTTCGGGTCCGACGGCGTGAAGTACGGCATCGAACTCGTCGAACTCGGGATCGGCGCGGTCGTCTCCGGCGTCCTGATCAGCCTCTTCTTCAGCCTCGCTCGGGGCGACTTCGAGGTCGTCTCCGAACACGACGGCGGCGACGCGGAGTCGAACGGAGAGCCCGAGGTCGACGCCGCCGCGACGGGGGGTGAGCGCGCGTGA
- a CDS encoding cation:proton antiporter subunit C, with protein sequence MIDLLSTHYNYLVFVALVGIGLYAVTASSNLVKKVIGLNVFQVGIFLFFVTSGYVDGAAPPLVGHGSGPYASPLPHVLILTAIVVGVSLTAVALALIVRIYDAYGTLDEEAIREVQLND encoded by the coding sequence GTGATCGACCTCCTCTCGACGCACTACAACTACCTCGTGTTCGTCGCGCTCGTCGGCATCGGCCTGTACGCCGTCACCGCCAGTTCGAACCTCGTGAAGAAGGTCATCGGGCTGAACGTCTTCCAGGTCGGGATCTTCCTCTTCTTCGTCACCAGCGGCTACGTCGACGGCGCGGCACCGCCGCTGGTCGGCCACGGCTCCGGCCCCTACGCGAGCCCGCTGCCGCACGTGCTCATCCTGACGGCCATCGTCGTCGGCGTCAGCCTGACGGCGGTCGCGCTCGCGCTGATCGTCCGCATCTACGACGCCTACGGGACCCTCGACGAGGAGGCGATCCGGGAGGTGCAACTGAATGACTGA